One Salmo trutta unplaced genomic scaffold, fSalTru1.1, whole genome shotgun sequence genomic region harbors:
- the LOC115182351 gene encoding glycine amidinotransferase, mitochondrial: MLRVRCLRGGSRGAEAAHLIGAMLGRTMTGWVQGAFQSYSSSAAAAQPQRALEENTVTEPELQECPVCAYNEWDPLEEVIVGRAENARVPPFTVEVKANTYEKHWPFYQKYGGQSFPEDHLKKAVAEIEEMCNILRMEGVTVQRPEPMDWSFEYNTPDFTSTGMYAAMPRDILMVVGNEIIEAPMAWRSRFFEYRAYRPLIKEYFRKGAKWTTPPKPTMSDELYDQEYPIRTVEDRHKLAAQGKFVTTEHEPCFDAADFIRAGRDLFVQRSQVTNYMGIEWMRRHLAPDYKVHIISFKDPNPMHIDATFNIIGPGLVLSNPDRPCRQVEMFEKAGWTVVKPPTPLIPDDHPLWMSSKWLSMNVLMLDPKRVMCDANEHTIHKMFENLGIKTIKVNIRHANSLGGGFHCWTTDVRRRGSLESYFH, translated from the exons ATGCTGCGAGTCAGGTGTCTCAGAGGAGGTAGCAGGGGGGCCGAGGCCGCCCATCTGATCGGAGCTATG CTCGGCCGCACCATGACTGGCTGGGTGCAGGGCGCGTTCCAGAGCTACTCGAGTTCCGCTGCTGCCGCGCAGCCGCAACGCGCCCTGGAGGAGAACACTGTCACTGAGCCTGAGCTACAGGAGTGTCCTGTCTGCGCCTACAACGAATGGGACCCGCTCGAAGAGGTGATCGTAGGCCGCGCCGAGAACGCGCGCGTCCCTCCTTTCACAGTAGAGGTCAAG GCTAACACATATGAGAAGCATTGGCCCTTCTACCAGAAGTATGGGGGCCAAAGCTTTCCTGAGGACCACTTGAAGAAAGCTGTTGCTGAGATTGAAGAAATGTGCAATATTCTCCGCATGGAGGGAGTTACAGTTCAGAGACCTGAACCCATGGACTGGTCCTTCGAGTACAACACTCCAGACTTCACCTCTACTG gcATGTACGCTGCCATGCCCAGAGACATCCTCATGGTGGTGGGGAATGAGATTATCGAGGCTCCCATGGCCTGGAGGTCCCGCTTCTTTGAGTACCGGGCCTACAGACCCCTCATCAAGGAGTACTTCAGAAAGGGTGCCAAGTGGACGACCCCCCCAAAACCCACCATGTCTGATGAGCTGTACGATCAG gAGTACCCCATCCGTACGGTGGAAGACAGACACAAGCTGGCTGCCCAGGGAAAGTTTGTCACCACCGAACACGAGCCGTGCTTCGACGCCGCTGACTTCATCAGAGCTGGCAGGGATCTGTTTGTCCAGAGGAGTCAG GTTACAAACTACATGGGGATTGAGTGGATGCGTCGCCATCTTGCCCCGGACTACAAGGTCCACATCATCTCATTCAAGGACCCCAACCCCATGCACATCGACGCCACCTTCAACATCATCGGGCCGGGACTGGTGCTGTCCAACCCTGACCGTCCCTGTCGTCAG GTGGAGATGTTTGAGAAGGCCGGCTGGACCGTGGTGAAGCCTCCAACCCCTCTGATTCCAGATG ATCACCCTCTGTGGATGTCCTCTAAGTGGCTGTCCATGAATGTCTTGATGCTGGACCCCAAACGGGTCATGTGTGATGCCAACGAGCACACCATCCACAAGATGTTTGAGAACCTTG GTATCAAGACCATCAAGGTGAACATCCGCCACGCCAACTCCCTGGGAGGAGGCTTCCACTGCTGGACTACCGACGTGCGTCGCCGTGGTTCCCTCGAGTCCTACTTCCACTAG